TCGCACTCGTCAGTCTCTTCAGCGTCGACAAGGACAAGATGCGCGAGTTCGAAAGCCGCGCCAAGGACTGCTGTCGATTCAACCAACAGCAACAAGGTAGGAGGAAAAGGGAGCggcgccgagaagaagaaagagcgaggaaaagcgaagaaacgaggacgTCGCAAAGCAGGAGAGCCAAGGAAGTGGAGCGTTGAGGCGAGGGTAGGAGATGCCCGGAACGGAACGTAGAAAAAGGGAGGGAACATAGGGACCAGcaggaggaaggaggcggCAGGACCCAACGGtgcaagaggagaagaatgccgcgagagcgaggaaaagaggcGAACGAGAATAATGGGAGGGAACGAAATGAGGAAGGTGATGAAACCGCTttcagaagagacaaacaaaCGACCGAAAAGCACAGgtgacagaagaagagaaaggtcGTTACttggagaaggaggagagcactcgttttcgttttcgttcGTTTTCGGCATGTGGTTTCTGTTCCATGAGGCGGCAACGCGATGCGTTTTTGTGCCGTCCCCAggctcgtttctttctgtcgtttccttctcggaTGCCTCAGATCCTTCTGTCGATCGACTGTCGTCCTCAGttttcgtctcgcttctttctcttctctcgtcacCTTTTTTTTCGATCTGCTTCGGTCCTTGCCCTTTCGTATCGCCGGATCCTCGGCGTttcccccctctctcccgcttcgctcgctgcatgttcttctcctctcctcgttccGGTGCTCTGCAGGGTATCTGTTCACTCGTCTCTTGCGCGCCAAGGACCCGGCGACGGCGCCTTTCCAGTTTCTGCAAATCACTACCTGGCTGACTATGGACGACTTCCTCCTGGCGAGAGACAAGCCGACAGGCGAGAAACTGAGAAACGCGCTGCCCGTACGCAAAGCCGCTCTTCCTGTCCTCTATCAGAACGTCGCCGACGACACAAAGTACACCCCAGCCGCCGCGAACGCGCTTCCCAAAGTGTGACTCAGAGTCAGGCAGTGAAACGGTGAGCATCGAGGAATCAGATGTGGAAACCGAGGACGGAAAAAACGGGGGAGtgaaacagcgagagagtgACGAGGCGCGACACAGGGGGGGGGAGGACGAGACTCCAGccgtcgaggagaaggagagaaaaacgcaggagAGCCGTGCGATTCAGTAGATGAGAAGGTGAGAGTGTTtacaaaaaaaagaaaacgagatggtaggacaaagaaagagacgcagtttctctcctctgtcttcgctctcttctctcgttgcATGCGGTCTAGACTGTCCAGCATGCTTTCctgcgcctctgcttcgttcttctttcttcggtGGCGTCAGCGATGGTGGTTTTGTTCGGACCGAGGCACAGCTTTGCTGCGCCGGCGActttgtcctctctgtctctgcggcagtggatctgcatgcgaaggCTGTTCCCTCTCTGCATTTGACGACTCCAAGCGCCCGCTCGCCGCTGGTGCCGCCGCTCCGCGACACTCAGCTGCACTGCGAGTCTCCAGAAGGTCGAAGCCGCGCAAacgagaggggaaagagagaagaggagagaggagaaggaagacagagaggacaagtCGCCGGCGCAGCAAagctgaagacgaaggcggcgcgGCTTGGCCACCGGGTGACGCGTAGAGCGACATCGGAAGTAGCGAGTCCTTTCAGGCTGTGTCTTTTTTTGAGTGCaacgctttttctctgctccttcacTTGCTTCACTCTCGAGCCGCCACCGTCGGATCTCAACAAGATGTCTCACGTCGGGAGAGACTCGTCTAGAATTGTCTCCAGAGACACCGGGTGACTTCTCCACCTGTGAACGAGGTTCGATGCGCAGAGACACTGAGTTTTTTCTGAGACTACTCCGACAACGGCCTcagttcgtttttttcgacgCAGCGTTCGGAGAGGGGAGGGATTCCTCAGCTCTCTGCAGGATTCGCTAGAAAGATGGGGAACTGAGGGTGGGCCAGAGCGTTCAAACGAGTTGCAAAAACGGAAAACTCCGCGATATCCAGATACCCAAACATGTCTCGTCAGACGGACTTGGAACGCGCTAACCGTAAAACCTGCGTTGCATTCGGAACGCAACCACAACGCGTTGTTCGACTCACGCAAACGGAACAGTGGAGAGCACCTTCCACCTGCGGCGGTCTGCTGGAGAAACAAAAGAGCAACGCGCATTCCGTGAGCCTAGCAAGGAATAAAGAACTCTCTCTAACAACGACACCACGGACTTCACAGGTACATCATCAACTCGCATTCACACCATATACAGACATAAATACATGAATaaagatatatgtatatatgcatatatttgtaATCAGATGCCGGGATGCgttcgtgcatgcatatggTCGTTGTTCTCGCATTTTGGAGGGAGGAAGCATTTTGCCGCTTGTTCGTTGTTCCTCGACTGCGGGGGTGGACGGTTTAGAGGCTGTAGCGAGCAGAGAGGGTGGCGGTCGCAACgtcagaagagagagggacagTCTTTTCAGTTTTCTCCGtcgaaagaaaagcagacggACGGCCAAAGCCTCGGCGAAGCGCGGCCTCTGCAACGGCGTAACCGACAGCGGCGCTCAAGAGTGCAgctgaaagagaaaacagaattGAGAAAATGGAAACTCATCGCAGTCGCGAACGTGAGAAATACACATGCAAGAGTTCCGAGTGTAAAGAGTGCCAACAGCTTTGAAACTTCCTTAGTTCGTTCAGGAGGGAGGAACAGCGTCAGACTGAAGGCTAAAGACAGGTGGGCATCAGGCTGGACAGACAGACGTCGACCGTTTGAATTCGCCGGTCCGGACGCGGATTCGTGAATGCGTTTGGAAGGGCCAGCAGCGAGTCTCTGTGTGAGGTTCGATGCATGTGACTGCCTCTCCCCGGGGGTGACAAAACAGAGCGAAAGGCAGGAAAATCCATTTCCGCAAGAAGCCAGTCCAGCATCAATGAAGCAACAGACCCCAGCGACTGTCCGCATGCACATAGGAGAGTGAACAGGAGACGCTGGACTGGCTTTCAGGAGAGTCTGAGACGCGAACGCTGAAGCCTTCCGAAGAACGCGCTCCCTcgtcagagagaagagtagGAGAAACAgggggagggaagaagacagagagagagaggggatgCGTTCGGAGCTACggtgacgcatgcagagtctTTTGCGAACCTGCGACAACGGGTCTCGCACGGACTGTCGCCGTTTGTCCGGGAAGAGGAGCGTGGATTTCGGAGCCTCGAAAGGCggcgaagcgacgaagagaaagaaagggagactcCACGCGACTCTGCTCGCGCAGAGCGGCAACATTCTTCAATTTCTGGCCACTGTCGCCGCGACTGTCGCGGAGCTTCGCCTCGAAGGGACCTACATCGTCGCCGGCTTCCATCATcagctggagaaggagacatggaagaacgaagagaaatgCAAACAGTGGAAACCAACAGGAAAGACAGCGTGAACCGGAAAGAGAACaaaagcaggaagaaggagaagaaaacaaaccaAACGGCCTTGCTGACAAAACAGAGCATAAAACaaggaaagaacgaagaataagaaagaagacagagaagtacaactgagagaagaagacagagaagaagacagagaaaaagagagagaagacactgAAGAACAGAGCTCACTTTGTGAGTGTCGTCACAGTATGGAAATTTCTTCGACTGCCAGCAGCGGCAGATGCGAACGAGGCGCTCCGGCTCGCCGACGCGCGGCGATGTTTCAATGACCTGACGGGCGGGAGGACATGAACAAAACAGGACAACTTGTCTAGTGAGGAAAAGCGAGCAAACGGGTGCCGGTCCAGAGCGAAGCACGGCAGACAACAGGAAAAActtgaaaaaaagagagaaacgaagacaggaGGAGCACAGGGGAATCCGAGAGATGAAGGCAGGCGTCTCCTGGTCGTCTCTTTCGAGCTGCaattcgctgtctctgtgtagACTTTCAGACAGgcgcgacgcgagaagacTTGCCTCTCCCTTTGGTTCGGAGCTGTACACAGCTGAATAGCGGGGCACGGTATACAAGGTTAGAGCAGGTATCGACAGTGCGAATGGTCGCAGCAATGCAGaggggagacaagaaaatACGGAGCCAGGTTTGCAACATacgaaagaaagacgaaaaaggggTGAAGATACAatgaagcagaagcagagggaggacgagaaggaaaagaagacgagagagaagagctgtTAAGGcgacgagaacggagacatgTGACGAGAAGAATagaggggagagaacagatgagaagaaaggcgaacgTAGCAGGTTGACGAGCGACATGAGAACAGGTGAAGAAAGGTCAGGACGGATCTAGTCGATGGAGAGACATGAACCACACAGGCgactcttcgctcttctgcggATCGCTGCAGAGTCGGAAACGTCAAAAGACTCTACTGCTGccgtcgttttccttctaGAAAAACCTCGCACAGCGTGAGGGGAGCCTGGTGCACCCAAAAGAGATTCTTCCTCGTGAGTTGAACCTCAATGAAGTCTTGAACGCATTTAAAAGAGGAGAGTAAATCTTTCTGCTGCCCTTACGTGAGAATACTGCGGAAGTTTCTTGGTGTTGATGTCCAGCTGGTCCATGTAGGCCAGGGGGTCGTCCGACACTGAGAGTCCAGAGGCAGCTTTCGGCATCTtggcagaaggcgaaagaggaaggcagacgcCCGTTTTGGttgggaagcgagagaactgcaaacgcgagaggaggcaAGACACCCCAAACGCGTCTCTCCGAGAGCTCAAAACTTTAAGCgcaagaagagcgacgaaaaaCGGCGTAGATCGACGCGCAtaagtggaggaagaggcaaagaTGACCGGGGGGGGGCTGTGTCCAGAGATTGGAAGCTACAGTCGCGATTCAAC
This genomic interval from Toxoplasma gondii ME49 chromosome VIIb, whole genome shotgun sequence contains the following:
- a CDS encoding hypothetical protein (encoded by transcript TGME49_260990~Signal peptide predicted by SignalP 2.0 HMM (probability 1.000) with cleavage site probability 0.756 at residue 26), with protein sequence MASGASGRAAAAAASAALAAAPGSWGSRCRPVSFLARSICLLTGFGFSYSFANPDDDTVYEMFPLETQNKFALVSLFSVDKDKMREFESRAKDCCRFNQQQQGYLFTRLLRAKDPATAPFQFLQITTWLTMDDFLLARDKPTGEKLRNALPVRKAALPVLYQNVADDTKYTPAAANALPKV
- a CDS encoding zinc finger cdgsh type protein (encoded by transcript TGME49_260870) → MPKAASGLSVSDDPLAYMDQLDINTKKLPQYSHVIETSPRVGEPERLVRICRCWQSKKFPYCDDTHKLMMEAGDDVGPFEAKLRDSRGDSGQKLKNVAALREQSRVESPFLSLRRFAAFRGSEIHAPLPGQTATVRARPVVAAALLSAAVGYAVAEAALRRGFGRPSAFLSTEKTEKTVPLSSDVATATLSARYSL